Proteins encoded in a region of the Myxococcus guangdongensis genome:
- a CDS encoding thiamine pyrophosphate-dependent enzyme, with protein MKRLSGYDVLLSALRAWGVKIYTGVTGGGLVHFLQNLEAHPGRLEARDTEAPPSFFTLGEYAAGFVPLGSYFATGEVGCCLATTGAATKLLTCALSDAKMHDLPAVFLVPIASTKSQGLCPVQDTSPMGINVVAQLEAELPGGVFMLDQPTDIISQLRRAQHRLQQSKPIVLVIEPTFLKLSTGEETCDFSPPHPPESKPEQLRSFVRTFHAAAEGRRVVILAGEELARFPQAPKLTTRLCEQLGAPIVWSLNGVNGVERQNPWGHGYISFGGNDAAMEVWKSLGEDDVLLVLGACPDEFTVNLQPYAAGKTFVLTSIEEAFGQIDGSFAHRARHEFHQWVTPLDSALRALIEHLEHHPPRTRRSEPAPASLNHTPRSPPRPGFVDMRQFYTRLDELWAPGTLGFYDACIAYKDRPYVTQRPHPNARFFAPYRSSAMGNVLGVCVGAKFSSPDSHIVGLTGDGCFRLFAGCMSEASQLDLLVFVLDNSSFGLVEQGLPIVIPGLPATRRHTQLTPMDFGDIARGCGWVGFDLKPDLTNLDAILDLHRARAGQSILVTLPVDTEQIIGLNPRAGNL; from the coding sequence TTGAAGCGATTGAGTGGCTATGACGTGCTCCTGTCCGCGCTGCGGGCCTGGGGCGTCAAGATCTACACCGGCGTCACGGGCGGCGGGCTCGTGCATTTCCTCCAGAACCTGGAGGCCCATCCAGGGAGACTGGAGGCTCGTGACACCGAGGCGCCGCCCTCGTTCTTCACGTTGGGCGAGTACGCCGCGGGCTTCGTGCCCCTGGGGAGCTACTTCGCCACCGGCGAGGTGGGCTGCTGCCTCGCGACCACGGGCGCGGCGACCAAGCTGCTGACGTGCGCCCTGAGCGACGCCAAGATGCATGACCTCCCGGCGGTCTTCCTGGTGCCCATCGCCTCCACGAAGAGTCAGGGGTTGTGCCCGGTCCAGGACACCTCTCCGATGGGCATCAACGTCGTTGCCCAGCTCGAGGCGGAGTTGCCCGGGGGCGTGTTCATGCTCGACCAGCCCACCGACATCATCTCCCAGCTCCGGCGGGCCCAGCACAGGCTCCAGCAATCCAAGCCCATCGTGCTCGTCATCGAGCCGACCTTCCTCAAGCTCTCCACCGGCGAGGAGACGTGCGACTTCTCCCCGCCGCATCCTCCCGAGTCGAAGCCCGAGCAGCTCCGCTCCTTCGTCAGGACGTTCCACGCCGCGGCGGAGGGGCGGCGCGTCGTCATCCTCGCCGGAGAGGAGCTGGCGCGCTTTCCCCAGGCGCCCAAGCTCACCACCCGCCTGTGCGAACAACTCGGCGCCCCGATCGTGTGGAGCCTCAACGGCGTCAACGGCGTCGAACGACAGAACCCGTGGGGCCATGGCTACATCTCCTTCGGGGGGAACGACGCGGCGATGGAGGTATGGAAGAGCCTGGGCGAGGACGATGTCCTGCTCGTGCTCGGGGCGTGCCCGGACGAGTTCACCGTCAACCTGCAGCCCTACGCCGCGGGGAAGACCTTCGTCCTCACATCCATCGAGGAGGCCTTCGGCCAGATCGACGGCAGCTTCGCCCACCGCGCACGGCACGAGTTCCATCAATGGGTGACGCCCCTGGACAGCGCCCTGCGGGCGCTCATCGAACACCTGGAGCACCACCCGCCGCGCACCCGACGCTCCGAACCCGCGCCCGCGAGTCTCAACCACACGCCGCGAAGCCCGCCCCGTCCCGGCTTCGTGGACATGCGCCAGTTCTACACCCGACTGGACGAGCTCTGGGCCCCGGGGACGCTCGGCTTCTACGATGCGTGTATTGCCTACAAGGACCGGCCCTACGTCACCCAGCGCCCCCATCCGAACGCGCGCTTCTTCGCGCCCTACCGGAGCTCGGCCATGGGCAACGTGCTGGGCGTGTGTGTCGGCGCGAAGTTCTCCAGTCCCGACAGCCACATCGTCGGCCTCACCGGTGACGGCTGCTTCCGGCTCTTCGCCGGTTGCATGTCCGAGGCAAGCCAACTGGACCTGCTCGTCTTCGTGCTCGACAACTCCAGCTTCGGGCTCGTCGAGCAAGGACTGCCCATCGTCATTCCGGGCCTCCCGGCCACGCGCAGACACACCCAGCTGACACCGATGGACTTCGGCGACATCGCTCGCGGCTGTGGCTGGGTGGGGTTCGACCTGAAACCAGACCTCACCAACCTGGACGCCATCCTGGACCTCCACCGTGCCCGCGCGGGCCAGTCCATCCTGGTGACCCTCCCTGTCGACACCGAGCAGATCATCGGCCTCAACCCCCGCGCCGGCAACCTCTGA
- a CDS encoding DUF3105 domain-containing protein: MRYDGGVHAQRLLTLPSLLALISLSACDSSDAAPGGCDKYSFPLSVQTSSGHLAVCDSPACGNGENPPNSGPHCASVARCGIYDEPVSRCLYVHNLEHGHAVFLYNCPDGCPDEVAKLEAAAATVPIGANGVRRALIAQDPRIPQRVAAMLWRRTYLADSADPEALRCLLAFQDTDAPEPGLACPGP, translated from the coding sequence ATGCGGTATGACGGGGGCGTGCACGCCCAACGCCTCCTCACCCTGCCCTCGCTCCTCGCGCTCATCTCCCTGTCCGCCTGCGACTCCTCGGACGCGGCGCCCGGTGGCTGCGACAAGTACAGCTTCCCCCTCTCCGTGCAGACGTCGTCCGGACATCTGGCGGTCTGCGACAGCCCCGCCTGTGGCAATGGGGAGAACCCGCCGAACTCCGGTCCGCACTGCGCCAGCGTGGCCCGCTGTGGAATCTACGACGAGCCGGTGTCGCGCTGCCTGTACGTCCACAACCTGGAGCACGGGCACGCGGTGTTCCTCTACAACTGCCCGGACGGGTGTCCCGACGAAGTGGCGAAGCTCGAGGCCGCGGCGGCCACCGTGCCCATCGGCGCCAACGGCGTGCGACGCGCGCTCATCGCGCAGGACCCGCGAATCCCCCAGCGCGTGGCCGCGATGCTGTGGCGGCGCACATACCTGGCGGATTCGGCGGATCCAGAAGCGCTCCGCTGCCTGCTCGCCTTCCAGGACACGGACGCGCCCGAGCCGGGCCTCGCCTGCCCCGGCCCGTGA